The following coding sequences lie in one Erwinia amylovora genomic window:
- a CDS encoding oxidative stress defense protein codes for MENAVKLTKLALAAVLGLGSLPLAGQADELPNAPHIVTSGKSSVDATPDIATLAIEVNVSAKDAGEAKKQADSRVQQYFDFLNKSGIDKKDVNAANLRTQPEYDYQKDGKSVLKGYRAVRQVQVTLRHLEKLNELLDGALKAGLNEISGVELGVANPEQYRNQARKAAIEDATKQAGELAQGFGTKLGQIYSIRYHVANYQPMPMARMYKTADAAVMTSAAQTYEQQSIHFDDQVDVVFELQRNP; via the coding sequence ATGGAGAACGCAGTGAAGCTGACTAAACTGGCCCTGGCCGCCGTATTGGGATTAGGCTCTTTGCCACTGGCAGGGCAGGCGGATGAACTACCAAACGCACCGCATATCGTTACCTCCGGTAAGTCCAGCGTGGATGCCACGCCGGATATCGCCACCCTGGCGATTGAAGTTAACGTTTCCGCGAAAGATGCCGGAGAAGCCAAAAAGCAGGCCGATAGCCGTGTACAGCAATATTTTGATTTCCTTAACAAAAGCGGGATTGATAAGAAAGATGTCAACGCCGCCAATCTGCGTACTCAGCCTGAATATGATTATCAGAAGGACGGTAAGTCAGTGCTGAAGGGCTATCGTGCGGTGCGCCAGGTGCAGGTCACGCTGCGCCATCTTGAGAAACTGAACGAGCTGCTGGACGGGGCGCTGAAAGCCGGTCTGAATGAAATCAGCGGGGTTGAACTGGGCGTAGCTAACCCGGAACAGTACCGCAATCAGGCGCGTAAAGCGGCCATTGAGGATGCGACCAAACAGGCCGGTGAGCTGGCGCAGGGCTTTGGCACAAAGCTGGGGCAGATCTATAGCATTCGCTATCATGTTGCCAACTATCAGCCGATGCCGATGGCGCGGATGTACAAAACGGCTGATGCCGCTGTCATGACCTCTGCCGCGCAAACGTACGAGCAGCAAAGTATTCATTTTGACGATCAGGTTGACGTAGTGTTTGAACTGCAGCGCAATCCCTGA
- a CDS encoding LysR family transcriptional regulator ArgP: MKRPDYRTLQALDAVIRERGFERAAQKLCITQSAVSQRIKQLENMFGQPLLVRTVPPRPTEQGQKLLALLHQVELLEEEWLGEDNGGTTPLLLSLAVNADSLATWLLPALKRVLNDSPVRLNIQVEDETRTQERLRRGEVVGAVSIQPQPLPSCLVDRLGALDYLFVGSKEFADRYFPNGVTRSALLKAPAVAFDHLDDMHQAFLQQNFDLSPGSVPCHIVNSSEAFVQLARQGTTCCMIPHLQIERELAEGELIDLTPGLLQRRMLYWHRFSPESRLMRKVTDALLAHGHRVLRQDMA; encoded by the coding sequence ATGAAACGCCCGGATTACCGAACGCTTCAGGCGCTGGATGCAGTAATACGTGAACGCGGCTTTGAGCGTGCGGCGCAAAAACTGTGTATTACCCAGTCTGCGGTTTCACAGCGTATTAAACAGCTGGAGAATATGTTTGGCCAGCCGCTGCTGGTGCGTACGGTACCGCCACGCCCGACGGAGCAGGGGCAAAAGTTGCTGGCACTGTTACATCAGGTTGAACTGCTGGAAGAGGAGTGGTTGGGAGAGGATAACGGCGGCACCACGCCACTGCTGCTGTCGCTGGCGGTCAACGCCGACAGTCTTGCCACCTGGCTGCTGCCAGCACTGAAAAGGGTGCTGAACGATTCGCCGGTACGTCTGAATATTCAGGTGGAGGATGAAACCCGCACTCAGGAACGCTTGCGCCGTGGTGAAGTGGTTGGCGCGGTCAGTATCCAGCCGCAGCCGCTGCCCAGCTGTCTGGTAGATCGGCTGGGGGCGCTTGATTATCTGTTTGTCGGCTCGAAAGAGTTTGCTGACCGCTATTTCCCGAATGGCGTGACGCGCTCCGCATTGCTGAAAGCACCCGCAGTCGCCTTTGACCATCTGGATGATATGCATCAGGCCTTTTTACAGCAGAATTTTGATTTATCGCCGGGTAGCGTACCTTGCCATATCGTTAACTCGTCGGAAGCTTTCGTGCAGCTTGCCCGACAGGGAACAACCTGCTGTATGATCCCGCATTTGCAGATTGAACGCGAGCTGGCCGAGGGGGAATTGATTGATTTAACGCCGGGGCTGTTGCAGCGCCGCATGCTCTACTGGCACCGTTTCTCGCCGGAAAGCCGCCTGATGCGTAAGGTCACCGATGCCCTGCTGGCACACGGTCACCGCGTGCTACGCCAGGATATGGCTTAA
- the rpiA gene encoding ribose-5-phosphate isomerase RpiA, translating to MTQDELKKAVGWAALDYVTPGTIVGVGTGSTAAHFIDALASIKHQIEGTVSSSELSTARLKACGIPVFDLNEIDVLSLYVDGADEINGQMQMIKGGGAALTREKIIAAVADRFICIADESKQVDVLGHFPLPVEVIPMARSYVARELVKLGGLPIYRQDVVTDNGNIILDVHNLNIIDPIRLETAINALTGVVTVGLFAARGADVALIGTAKGVRTIKK from the coding sequence ATGACGCAGGATGAACTGAAAAAGGCCGTAGGCTGGGCCGCGCTTGATTACGTCACGCCGGGTACTATTGTTGGCGTTGGCACCGGCTCGACGGCCGCACATTTTATCGATGCGCTGGCGTCGATCAAACATCAAATCGAAGGAACGGTTTCCAGCTCGGAGCTGTCCACCGCCAGGCTAAAAGCCTGTGGCATTCCCGTCTTTGACCTTAATGAAATTGACGTTCTTTCACTCTATGTTGACGGTGCCGATGAGATTAACGGCCAGATGCAAATGATCAAAGGCGGCGGCGCGGCACTGACGCGCGAGAAGATCATCGCTGCGGTAGCCGATCGCTTCATTTGCATTGCTGATGAGTCCAAACAGGTTGATGTGCTCGGGCATTTTCCGCTGCCGGTGGAGGTGATCCCGATGGCGCGCTCCTACGTTGCGCGCGAACTGGTGAAGCTCGGCGGCCTGCCGATCTACCGCCAGGATGTGGTGACTGATAACGGCAATATTATTCTCGATGTGCATAACCTCAATATTATTGACCCGATTCGGTTAGAAACGGCGATCAATGCGCTGACCGGCGTGGTCACTGTTGGGCTGTTTGCTGCCCGTGGTGCCGATGTGGCGTTGATTGGCACGGCTAAGGGTGTACGGACCATCAAAAAATGA
- the serA gene encoding phosphoglycerate dehydrogenase: MAKVSLEKDKIKFLLVEGVHQSAIDNLRSAGYTNIEFHKGALNSDALKESIRDAHFVGLRSRTHLTEEIFAAAEKLVAVGCFCIGTNQVDLDAAAKRGIPVFNAPFSNTRSVAELVIGELLLMLRGVPAANAKAHRGQWHKLAVGSYEARGKKLGIIGYGHIGMQLGVLAESLGMHVFFYDIESKLPLGNATQVQQLSDLLNMSDVVSLHVPETPSTQNMMGAEQLAQMKPGALLINASRGTVVDIPALCTALADKHLAGAAIDVFPVEPATNSDPFNSPLCEFDNVILTPHIGGSTQEAQENIGIEVAGKLAKYSDNGSTLSAVNFPEASLPMHGANASRLMHIHENRPGILTAINQIFAEQGINISAQYLQTTPQMGYVVIDVEAPQETADKALQLMKAIPGTVRARLLY; this comes from the coding sequence ATGGCAAAAGTATCACTGGAGAAAGACAAGATTAAATTCCTGCTGGTGGAAGGCGTGCATCAGAGTGCAATTGATAATCTGCGCTCAGCGGGCTACACCAATATCGAATTTCATAAGGGCGCGCTGAATAGCGATGCACTGAAAGAATCCATTCGCGATGCGCACTTTGTCGGACTGCGCTCGCGTACTCATCTCACTGAAGAGATCTTCGCTGCGGCGGAAAAACTGGTGGCCGTTGGCTGCTTCTGCATCGGGACTAACCAGGTGGATCTTGATGCAGCGGCGAAGCGTGGTATTCCGGTGTTTAACGCGCCTTTCTCCAACACCCGATCCGTCGCTGAACTGGTTATCGGCGAGCTGTTGCTGATGCTGCGCGGCGTGCCTGCTGCAAATGCCAAAGCGCACCGTGGGCAGTGGCACAAACTGGCGGTGGGATCCTATGAAGCACGTGGCAAAAAGCTGGGCATCATTGGCTATGGCCATATTGGTATGCAGCTGGGGGTTCTGGCCGAAAGCCTCGGTATGCACGTATTTTTCTATGATATCGAAAGCAAGCTGCCGCTGGGTAATGCCACTCAGGTCCAACAGCTGTCTGACCTGCTGAATATGAGCGACGTAGTGAGCCTGCACGTACCGGAAACCCCGTCCACCCAGAATATGATGGGCGCGGAACAGCTGGCGCAGATGAAGCCGGGCGCGCTGCTGATCAACGCCTCACGCGGTACGGTGGTGGATATCCCTGCTTTGTGCACTGCTCTGGCGGATAAGCACCTGGCAGGCGCGGCCATTGACGTGTTCCCGGTGGAACCGGCCACCAACAGCGATCCGTTCAATTCACCGCTGTGCGAGTTTGACAACGTAATTCTGACACCGCATATCGGCGGCTCTACTCAGGAAGCGCAGGAAAATATCGGTATTGAAGTTGCGGGTAAGCTGGCAAAGTATTCGGATAACGGCTCTACGCTGTCAGCGGTGAATTTCCCTGAAGCCTCTCTGCCGATGCACGGTGCTAACGCCAGTCGTCTGATGCACATTCACGAAAACCGTCCCGGCATACTGACGGCGATCAACCAGATTTTTGCCGAGCAGGGCATCAATATCTCCGCTCAGTATCTGCAAACCACACCGCAGATGGGATATGTGGTGATTGACGTCGAAGCACCGCAGGAGACTGCCGATAAAGCGCTGCAGTTAATGAAGGCGATCCCGGGAACCGTTCGCGCCCGCCTGCTGTACTAA
- a CDS encoding 5-formyltetrahydrofolate cyclo-ligase has product MKPNMRDRQVIRHHIRHLRRQLSDEQQQLAAIQAAEKALNFAPLQQAKNIALFLSVDGELNTRPLIARLWQRQQNVYLPVLHPFSSGNLLFMHYDRYTDLKLNRLHIPEPPLDIRHLLPLSELDVMMVPLVAFDSAGQRLGMGGGFYDRTLQNWQQHGFLPVGLAHDCQQVAELPAAKWDVPLPALITPSKIWQW; this is encoded by the coding sequence ATGAAACCCAACATGCGCGACCGTCAGGTTATCCGTCATCACATCCGCCACCTGCGCCGCCAGCTTAGCGATGAACAGCAACAGCTCGCCGCCATACAGGCTGCCGAAAAGGCATTAAATTTCGCTCCATTACAGCAGGCAAAAAATATTGCGCTGTTTCTCTCCGTTGATGGTGAACTCAATACACGCCCGCTAATAGCCCGGCTCTGGCAACGTCAGCAAAATGTTTATTTGCCGGTGCTGCATCCATTCTCGTCGGGTAACCTGCTGTTTATGCACTATGACCGTTATACCGACCTGAAACTTAACCGTCTGCACATCCCGGAGCCGCCGCTGGATATTCGTCACCTGTTGCCGCTGAGTGAGCTGGACGTGATGATGGTGCCGCTGGTGGCGTTTGACAGCGCTGGACAGCGCTTAGGTATGGGCGGAGGGTTTTACGACAGAACGTTGCAAAACTGGCAGCAGCACGGATTTTTACCGGTGGGGCTGGCGCATGACTGTCAGCAGGTGGCGGAACTGCCGGCGGCGAAATGGGATGTTCCCCTGCCTGCATTGATCACGCCGTCGAAAATTTGGCAATGGTAA
- the zapA gene encoding cell division protein ZapA produces the protein MSAQPVDLQIFGRSLRVNCPPEQQDALNLAAEDLNQRLQDLKVRTRVTNTEQLVFIAALNICHELAQEKVKTRDYASNMEQRIRMLQQTIEQALLEQGRITERTGTNFE, from the coding sequence ATGTCTGCACAACCGGTAGATCTTCAAATTTTTGGCCGTTCATTACGAGTAAATTGTCCGCCGGAACAGCAAGATGCGCTGAACCTGGCTGCTGAAGACCTCAATCAACGGTTGCAAGACTTAAAAGTTCGCACTAGAGTCACAAATACCGAGCAGTTAGTTTTTATTGCTGCACTGAATATCTGCCATGAGCTGGCACAGGAAAAAGTCAAAACCCGTGACTATGCGTCAAACATGGAGCAGCGTATTCGCATGCTGCAACAGACCATTGAACAGGCGTTGCTTGAACAGGGTCGCATTACTGAACGTACCGGAACGAACTTCGAATAA
- a CDS encoding YecA family protein — translation MSLTTTMPGYNALAAVLTQQGVGMTPAEMHGLISGLICGGSGGRWQILAHDLTNEGMAWPQALAQPLQQLHDATGDSLDDDGFLFQLFLPEDDDISVFDRADALAGWVNHFLLGLGVTESKLDKVKGETGEAIDDLRTIAQLGYDEDEDQEELEQSLEEVIEYVRVAALLCHDTFTRAVAPTHAVVKKPTLH, via the coding sequence ATGTCACTAACCACTACCATGCCGGGCTACAACGCTCTGGCCGCAGTACTCACACAGCAGGGAGTCGGCATGACTCCTGCCGAAATGCATGGCCTGATCAGCGGCTTAATCTGCGGCGGCAGCGGCGGGCGCTGGCAAATTCTGGCGCACGATCTGACCAATGAGGGTATGGCCTGGCCACAGGCGCTGGCTCAGCCTTTGCAGCAGTTGCACGATGCTACAGGTGATTCGTTGGACGATGATGGTTTCCTTTTTCAGCTTTTCCTGCCGGAAGACGATGACATCAGCGTATTTGACCGTGCTGATGCGCTGGCTGGCTGGGTGAATCACTTCCTGTTGGGCCTGGGGGTGACGGAGTCGAAGCTCGACAAGGTCAAGGGCGAAACTGGCGAAGCGATCGACGATCTACGGACTATTGCTCAGCTCGGTTATGATGAAGATGAAGACCAGGAAGAGCTGGAGCAGTCCCTGGAAGAGGTCATTGAGTATGTTCGCGTGGCGGCATTACTTTGCCACGACACCTTTACCCGTGCGGTAGCGCCAACTCATGCGGTAGTCAAAAAGCCGACGCTGCATTGA
- the pepP gene encoding Xaa-Pro aminopeptidase: MTQQEFLRRRQALLAKMAPASAALIFAAPEATRSNDSEYPYRQNSDFWYFTGFNEPEALLLLIKSADNHHHSVLFNRQRDLTAEIWFGRRLGQEAAPARLAVDRALPWDDMANQIHLLLNGLDIIYHAQGQFAFADSIVFSALEKLRAGARQNLSAPATLTDWRPWVHELRLIKSAEEQAVLREAGRISALAHTRAMQQSRPGMYEYQLEGEIHHEFSRHGARFPSYNTIVGAGDNACILHYTENESQMQDGQLVLIDAGCELKGYAGDITRTFPVGGKFSRPQRAIYDIVLASLNRALELYRPGTSIREVTAEVVKIMVSGLVKLGIMQGDVDTLMAENAHRQFFMHGLSHWLGLDVHDVGHYGVDRDRILQPGMVLTIEPGLYIAPDADVPAEYRGIGIRIEDDIIITADGNENLTATVVKDADEIEALMAAAKQP; this comes from the coding sequence ATGACCCAGCAAGAGTTTTTGCGCCGCCGCCAGGCGCTGTTAGCGAAAATGGCTCCGGCCAGCGCGGCGTTGATTTTTGCCGCCCCGGAAGCGACACGCAGCAACGACAGTGAATACCCTTACCGGCAGAACAGTGACTTCTGGTACTTCACCGGTTTTAATGAACCAGAAGCATTGCTGTTGCTGATAAAAAGCGCTGACAATCACCATCACAGCGTGTTGTTTAATCGCCAGCGTGATCTCACGGCGGAAATCTGGTTTGGACGCCGCCTCGGGCAGGAGGCCGCACCCGCAAGGCTGGCGGTGGACCGCGCGTTGCCCTGGGATGATATGGCTAATCAGATTCACCTGTTGCTGAATGGGCTGGACATCATCTATCACGCCCAGGGGCAGTTCGCCTTTGCAGACAGCATCGTTTTCAGCGCGCTGGAGAAACTGCGCGCGGGGGCGCGGCAGAATCTCTCCGCCCCCGCCACGCTCACCGACTGGCGTCCGTGGGTACATGAACTGCGTTTAATTAAATCTGCTGAAGAGCAGGCCGTATTGCGTGAGGCCGGGCGCATCAGCGCGTTGGCCCATACGCGAGCCATGCAGCAGTCGCGCCCGGGTATGTACGAGTATCAGCTGGAGGGAGAAATACATCATGAGTTTAGCCGCCACGGCGCACGTTTCCCTTCGTACAACACCATTGTTGGCGCGGGTGACAATGCCTGCATCCTGCACTACACCGAAAATGAAAGCCAGATGCAAGATGGCCAGCTGGTGCTGATTGATGCCGGCTGTGAACTCAAAGGTTATGCCGGGGATATCACGCGTACTTTCCCGGTAGGCGGCAAGTTCAGCCGCCCGCAGCGCGCCATCTACGACATCGTGCTGGCTTCCCTCAACCGCGCGTTGGAACTGTATCGTCCCGGCACCAGTATCCGTGAAGTGACGGCGGAAGTGGTGAAAATCATGGTCAGCGGGCTGGTTAAACTGGGGATCATGCAGGGCGACGTTGATACGCTGATGGCTGAAAATGCCCATCGTCAGTTCTTTATGCACGGCCTGAGCCACTGGCTCGGGCTGGACGTGCATGACGTTGGGCATTACGGAGTTGACCGTGACCGCATTCTGCAACCGGGAATGGTGCTGACCATTGAACCCGGTTTATATATCGCCCCGGACGCTGATGTGCCGGCAGAGTATCGCGGTATCGGTATTCGTATTGAGGATGACATCATTATTACCGCCGACGGTAATGAGAACCTGACGGCCACGGTGGTAAAAGATGCCGATGAAATTGAAGCACTGATGGCGGCAGCGAAACAGCCATGA
- the ubiH gene encoding 2-octaprenyl-6-methoxyphenyl hydroxylase, producing MSIIIVGGGMAGATLALAISHLTQGELAVTLVEASEPASRAHPGYDGRAIALAEGTCQQLAAIDLWPLLAPVATAITHVHVSDRGHASFVSLNAADYGVAALGQVVELHEAGQRLFERLKQAPGITLRCPDKVARVERAQNGVSVVLASGERLDGELLVAADGSRSQVAAACGIQWQSANYQQVAVIANVSTGVAHQGRAFERFTRHGPLALLPMSDGRSSLVWCHPLAEKTVVDSWSDEEFLARLQRAFGWRLGRMTRVGQRHSYPLQLQTATRHVSHRLALVGNAAQTLHPIAGQGFNLGMRDVMSLAETLATSWRSGQGVGDYATLQHYQQRRQPDAQATIGMTDGLVRIFANHYAPLVIGRNLGLMAMDSLPPLRNLLAERTLGWVKR from the coding sequence ATGAGCATCATTATTGTAGGGGGAGGGATGGCCGGAGCCACGCTGGCGCTGGCTATTTCTCATCTAACCCAGGGAGAGCTGGCGGTAACGCTGGTTGAAGCTAGCGAGCCTGCCAGTCGCGCCCATCCGGGCTACGACGGACGCGCAATCGCGCTGGCTGAAGGCACCTGTCAGCAGCTGGCTGCGATTGACCTGTGGCCGTTACTGGCCCCCGTTGCCACCGCCATTACCCATGTTCACGTCAGCGATCGCGGCCATGCCAGCTTTGTCTCGCTCAACGCTGCTGACTATGGCGTAGCGGCGTTGGGCCAGGTCGTGGAACTGCATGAGGCCGGGCAACGGCTGTTTGAGCGTCTTAAGCAGGCACCGGGTATTACGCTGCGTTGTCCGGATAAAGTCGCCCGGGTTGAACGCGCACAGAATGGCGTCAGCGTGGTACTGGCCAGTGGCGAACGACTGGATGGCGAATTACTGGTAGCGGCGGACGGATCACGTTCTCAGGTGGCAGCAGCCTGCGGCATACAGTGGCAAAGCGCGAATTACCAGCAGGTGGCGGTGATTGCCAACGTCTCCACCGGGGTGGCCCATCAGGGACGAGCTTTTGAGCGCTTTACCCGGCACGGCCCGCTGGCGCTACTGCCGATGTCGGACGGCCGCAGTTCGCTGGTATGGTGCCATCCGCTGGCAGAGAAAACGGTGGTGGATAGCTGGAGCGATGAAGAATTTCTTGCGCGTCTTCAGCGCGCCTTTGGCTGGCGGCTGGGGCGGATGACCCGGGTGGGGCAACGGCACAGTTATCCGCTGCAGTTGCAGACCGCCACCCGGCATGTTTCTCATCGTCTGGCGTTGGTTGGTAATGCCGCCCAGACTCTGCATCCTATTGCCGGTCAGGGGTTTAACCTGGGGATGCGAGACGTCATGTCGCTGGCGGAAACGCTGGCGACGTCCTGGCGCAGCGGCCAGGGCGTGGGCGACTATGCCACGCTGCAACATTACCAGCAGCGCCGTCAGCCGGACGCCCAGGCCACCATTGGTATGACCGATGGGCTGGTAAGAATTTTTGCCAACCACTATGCGCCGCTGGTGATCGGGCGCAACCTGGGACTGATGGCGATGGATTCTCTGCCGCCGTTACGAAATTTGCTCGCCGAGCGAACGCTGGGCTGGGTCAAGCGTTAA
- the ubiI gene encoding FAD-dependent 2-octaprenylphenol hydroxylase, producing the protein MQSYDVIVAGGGMVGLAVACGLQGSGMRVAVLEREQPAAPASDAPPALRVSAINAASERLLQHLGVWSQVLSMRASAYHGMEVWDRDSFGHIAFNDEQQGLAHLGHIVENRVIHQALWQRAQSLSDITLIAPGALQQVAFGDNEAFVTLQDGSMMTARLLVAADGANSWLRNKADIPLAFWDYQHHALVANIRTEKPHQSVARQVFHGDGILAFLPLSDPHLSSIVWSLSPQEASRLKEMPEALFNQQLSVAFDLRLGLCELASERETFPLMGRYARSFAGHRLALVGDAAHTIHPLAGQGVNLGFMDAAALIGEVRRLHQQGKDMGQHLYLRRYERSRKHSAAVMLASMQGFRELFDGNNPAKKMLRDIGLALADNLPGVKPALLKQARGLHDLPDWLR; encoded by the coding sequence ATGCAAAGCTATGATGTGATCGTCGCCGGTGGCGGTATGGTCGGGCTGGCGGTGGCCTGTGGTTTACAGGGCAGCGGAATGCGCGTGGCGGTGCTTGAGCGTGAACAACCGGCTGCGCCCGCCAGCGATGCGCCGCCCGCACTGCGTGTATCTGCGATAAATGCCGCCAGTGAACGCTTACTCCAGCATCTTGGCGTCTGGAGCCAGGTACTGAGCATGCGCGCCAGCGCTTATCACGGTATGGAAGTCTGGGACCGCGACAGTTTCGGTCATATTGCCTTTAACGATGAGCAACAGGGCCTGGCGCATCTCGGCCATATTGTTGAAAACAGGGTGATCCACCAGGCGCTGTGGCAACGAGCACAAAGTCTGAGCGATATCACGCTGATTGCCCCGGGCGCGCTGCAACAGGTTGCCTTTGGCGATAACGAAGCTTTCGTTACCCTGCAGGATGGCAGCATGATGACCGCCCGCCTGCTGGTGGCGGCAGACGGGGCTAACTCCTGGTTGCGCAATAAAGCCGATATTCCCCTTGCCTTCTGGGACTATCAGCATCATGCGCTGGTAGCCAATATCCGCACGGAAAAGCCCCATCAATCGGTGGCGCGTCAGGTGTTTCACGGTGACGGCATTCTGGCCTTTCTGCCGCTTAGCGATCCGCACCTTAGCTCCATCGTCTGGTCGTTGTCGCCACAGGAGGCTTCGCGGCTGAAGGAGATGCCGGAAGCGCTATTCAATCAGCAGCTGTCGGTAGCCTTCGATCTGCGCCTTGGCCTGTGCGAGCTGGCCAGCGAGCGCGAAACTTTCCCGTTGATGGGGCGTTACGCGCGCAGCTTTGCTGGCCATCGTCTGGCGCTGGTCGGCGATGCCGCCCACACCATTCATCCGCTGGCCGGGCAGGGGGTTAACCTTGGCTTTATGGATGCGGCGGCACTGATTGGCGAAGTGCGCCGCCTGCACCAGCAGGGCAAAGATATGGGGCAGCACCTTTATCTGCGCCGCTACGAACGCAGCCGCAAACACAGCGCCGCAGTGATGCTCGCCAGTATGCAGGGGTTCCGCGAACTGTTTGACGGCAACAATCCGGCGAAAAAAATGCTGCGTGATATTGGCCTGGCGCTGGCTGATAACCTGCCAGGGGTTAAGCCGGCGCTGTTGAAACAGGCGAGGGGCCTGCACGATCTGCCTGACTGGCTGCGTTAA
- the gcvT gene encoding glycine cleavage system aminomethyltransferase GcvT produces MIQQTPLFAQHQASGARMVDFHGWMMPLHYGSQMDEHHAVRRDAGMFDVSHMTIVDLHGVRTREFLRYLLANDVAKLTRPGKALYTAMLNASAGVIDDLIVYFISEEFFRLVVNSATREKDLAWIAQHAAAYGVELTERDDLSLIAVQGPNAQQKAQSVFDDAQRDAVSGMKPFFGVQAGELFIATTGYTGEPGYEIALPNQQAAELWQRLLAAGVKPAGLGARDTLRLEAGMNLYGQEMDETVSPLAANMGWTIGWEPSDRPFIGREMLELQRAKGTERLVGLVMTEKGVLRNALPVHFSDADGNMLEGVITSGSFSPTLGYSIALARVPAGIGEQAVVQIRNRAMPVTVTKPVFVRAGKPVTN; encoded by the coding sequence ATGATTCAGCAAACCCCGTTATTCGCACAGCACCAGGCCAGTGGCGCAAGGATGGTGGATTTTCACGGATGGATGATGCCGCTGCATTACGGTTCGCAAATGGATGAGCACCATGCGGTACGCCGTGATGCCGGCATGTTCGACGTGTCTCATATGACCATTGTCGATCTGCATGGCGTGCGCACGCGCGAATTTCTGCGCTATCTGCTGGCAAATGACGTTGCCAAACTGACCCGGCCGGGCAAAGCCCTGTATACGGCGATGCTGAATGCCTCTGCCGGGGTGATCGACGATCTGATCGTTTACTTTATCAGCGAAGAATTTTTCCGCCTGGTAGTGAACTCGGCAACGCGTGAGAAGGATCTGGCGTGGATTGCACAGCATGCGGCGGCGTATGGCGTTGAGTTGACTGAACGAGACGATCTGTCGCTGATTGCGGTGCAGGGGCCGAACGCGCAGCAAAAAGCGCAAAGCGTATTTGATGATGCCCAGCGTGACGCCGTCAGTGGGATGAAACCCTTCTTTGGCGTGCAGGCGGGGGAGCTGTTTATCGCTACCACCGGTTATACCGGCGAGCCGGGGTATGAAATCGCCCTGCCGAATCAGCAGGCGGCTGAACTCTGGCAGCGGCTGCTGGCCGCCGGCGTCAAGCCTGCCGGGCTTGGCGCACGCGATACGCTGCGCCTTGAAGCCGGTATGAATCTGTACGGTCAGGAGATGGACGAGACGGTTTCTCCGCTGGCCGCCAATATGGGCTGGACCATCGGCTGGGAGCCGTCTGACCGCCCGTTTATCGGGCGCGAAATGCTTGAGCTGCAACGCGCTAAAGGCACGGAACGGCTGGTTGGCCTGGTGATGACTGAAAAAGGGGTACTGCGTAACGCGCTTCCCGTGCACTTCAGCGATGCCGACGGCAACATGCTTGAAGGCGTTATCACCAGCGGTTCGTTCTCTCCCACTCTGGGGTACAGCATTGCCCTGGCCCGCGTTCCGGCCGGTATTGGCGAACAGGCGGTGGTGCAAATCCGCAACCGCGCCATGCCGGTCACCGTGACCAAACCTGTTTTTGTCCGCGCCGGTAAACCGGTAACGAATTAA
- the gcvH gene encoding glycine cleavage system protein GcvH encodes MSNVPNELKYRDSHEWVRKEADGSYRVGITGHAQELLGDMVFVDLPEVGNHYSQGDDCAVAESVKAASDIYAPLSGEIIEVNSALASEPERVNSAPYGDGWLFRIKASDESELATLLDAAAYQAAIAE; translated from the coding sequence ATGAGCAACGTACCGAATGAACTGAAATACCGCGACAGCCATGAATGGGTGCGCAAAGAAGCCGATGGCAGCTACCGCGTGGGGATCACCGGGCATGCACAGGAGCTGCTTGGCGACATGGTGTTTGTCGATTTGCCAGAAGTGGGTAATCACTACAGCCAGGGCGACGACTGTGCCGTGGCGGAATCGGTAAAAGCCGCTTCGGATATCTATGCCCCGCTCAGTGGCGAAATCATCGAGGTTAACAGCGCGCTGGCATCAGAGCCGGAGCGGGTTAACAGCGCCCCGTACGGTGACGGCTGGCTGTTCCGCATTAAGGCCAGCGATGAGAGCGAGCTGGCAACCCTGCTGGACGCTGCGGCTTACCAGGCAGCGATCGCTGAATAG